In Primulina eburnea isolate SZY01 chromosome 5, ASM2296580v1, whole genome shotgun sequence, a single window of DNA contains:
- the LOC140832514 gene encoding vacuolar protein sorting-associated protein 52 A-like yields the protein MADAASNPTVEANNGSRTTTDLGAFVEELTVEDDAASDDVSLEGLDQELQGCKSDDVVAMILSKGTKLRDYTRDVENNLRQTELDSIEDYIKESDNLISLHDQINDCDTILSQMEILLSGFQDEIGSISSDIKILQERSMDMGLKLKNRKAAESKLAKFVEDIIVPPRMIDIIVDGEVNEEYMRTLEILSKKLKFVEIDSMVKSSKSLSDVQPELEKLRQKAVSKVFDFIVQKLNALRKPKTNVQILQQGVLLKYKYVILFLKAHGKEVYLDVRAAYIDTMNKVLGTKIRAYIQALEKLQLDIASSSDLIGVDTRNTSLFSRGREPLKNRSAVFALGERINVLKEIDESALIPHIAEASGKKYPYEVLFRSLHKLLMDTAASEYLFCDEFFGEESMFYDIFAGPFSVIDEHLNATLSNCFDAIGLMLMIRIIYQHQLIMSRRRIPSLDSYLDKVNIALWPRFKMVFDMHLNSLRNAIVRNLWEDDVHPHYVMRRYAEFTASLVQLNVDYGDGQLELNLERLRMAIDDLLVKLAKLFTRPKLQTVFLINNYDMTIAVLKEAAPDGGKIQMHFEELLKNNTAIFVEEVLVEHFNDLIKFVKTRASEDPTSASERPITVTEVEPIVKDFASRWKAAIELMHNDVITSFSNFLCGMEILRAALTQLLLYYTRLSDCVKRIGGGSALNKDLVSISSIMYEIRKYSRTF from the exons ATGGCTGATGCGGCTTCGAATCCAACT GTTGAGGCTAACAATGGATCGAGAACCACCACGGATTTGGGAGCCTTCGTTGAGGAATTGACTGTTGAAGATGATGCAGCCAG CGATGATGTCTCATTGGAGGGACTGGATCAAGAGCTTCAAGGTTGTAAAAGCGACGAT GTGGTTGCTATGATACTTTCTAAAGGTACGAAATTGCGGGATTACACCAGGGATGTGGAGAATAATCTACGCCAAACTGAATTGGACTCTATCGAG GATTACATTAAAGAAAGTGACAATTTAATCTCACTTCACGATCAAATTAATGATtgtgataccattctgtcacagATGGAAATCTTACTTAGTGGATTCCAG GATGAGATAGGTTCTATAAGTTCAGATATAAAGATTCTTCAGGAAAGATCTATGGATATGGGACTCAAATTGAAAAACCGGAAG GCAGCAGAATCTAAATTAGCAAAATTTGTTGAGGACATCATTGTTCCACCAAGGATGATTGATATAATAGTTGATGGAGAG GTGAATGAGGAATATATGAGAACCCTTGAGATTCTTAGTAAAAAGCTGAAGTTTGTTGAAATTGATAGCATGGTGAAGTCTTCAAAATCTCTGAGTGACGTTCAACCTGAATTAGAAAAACTTCGCCAGAAAGCAGTTTCTAAG GTATTTGACTTCATTGTACAAAAACTCAATGCTTTAAGGAAGCCTAAGACAAATGTTCAGATCCTTCAACAAGGTGTTCTTCTAAAATACAA atatgtgattttgttccTAAAGGCGCATGGGAAAGAGGTGTATCTTGATGTTCGTGCTGCGTACATTGACACGATGAATAAG GTCCTTGGTACAAAAATCCGAGCttatattcaagcattagaGAAGTTGCAACTGGATATAGCATCATCAAGTGATTTAATTGGTGTCGACACCAGAAACACCAGTCTTTTCTCACGAGGAAGAGAGCCTTTGAAAAACCGGTCGGCTGTTTTTGCTTTGGGAGAAAGGATAAATGTTCTTAAG GAAATAGATGAGTCTGCTTTGATTCCACATATAGCTGAAGCCAGCGGTAAAAAGTACCCTTATGAAGTTCTATTCAGGAGCTTGCACAAGCTGCTTATGGATACTGCTGCTTCAGA ATACCTTTTCTGCGACGAATTCTTTGGagaagaatctatgttttatgatatatttgcaG GGCCCTTCTCAGTAATTGACGAACATTTAAACGCAACTCTCTCTAATTGCTTTGATGCAATTGGTTTGATGCTGATGATCCGCATTATATACCAGCACCAA CTTATAATGTCTCGACGACGAATACCAAGCCTAGATTCATATTTGGATAAG GTCAACATTGCTTTATGGCCTCGATTTAAGATGGTATTCGACATGCATCTCAACAGCCTTAGGAATGCCATTGTCCGGAATCTATGGGAGGATGATGTACATCCACATTATGTCATGAGACGCTATGCTGAATTTACTGCTTCGCTAGTTCAGCTTAATGTTGATTACGGAGATGGTCAG CTTGAGCTGAACTTGGAAAGATTGCGAATGGCTATTGATGATTTGCTGGTCAAGCTTGCCAAATTGTTCACAAGGCCAAAGTTGCAGACAGTATTTCTCATAAATAACTATGACATGACAATTGCAGTACTAAAG GAAGCTGCTCCTGATGGTGGGAAAATTCAAATGCACTTTGAAGAACTGTTGAAGAACAATACAGCCATTTTTGTG GAGGAAGTACTGGTGGAGCACTTCAACGATCTAATCAAGTTTGTGAAGACAAGGGCAT CTGAGGACCCAACCTCTGCTTCAGAGCGCCCAATTACTGTGACTGAGGTGGAGCCTATTGTAAAGGACTTCGCGAGTAGATGGAAAGCTGCAATAGAGCTTATGCACAATGACGTGATTACTTCATTCAGTAACTTCTTATGCGGTATGGAAATTCTGAGAGCTGCATTGACACAGCTATTGCTTTATTATACCCGGCTTTCAGATTGTGTAAAGAGAATTGGTGGTGGGTCTGCATTGAACAAGGATTTGGTTTCAATATCGTCCATAATGTATGAAATTAGAAAATACTCGAGGACCTTTTGA
- the LOC140832515 gene encoding uncharacterized protein, whose product MTTFVGTSPVAAAATGFPSFKTLTKNPASLRPSGRIGASTGFTFRRRIACNTDHRGAKVMAASITETEKWGIKIVSNPTESKLSDLGVRSWPKWGCPPSKFPWTYSSTETCYLLKGKVKVYPDGSDEAVEIGAGDLVVFPKGMSCTWDVSETVDKHYQFE is encoded by the exons ATGACAACATTTGTTGGTACAAGTCCTGTTGCTGCAGCAGCTACCGGATTTCCTAGCTTTAAAACCCTAACCAAGAACCCCGCGTCCTTACGTCCCAGTGGGAGAATCGGAGCATCGACAGGGTTCACCTTCCGCCGCCGTATCGCTTGCAATACCGATCACAGAGGTGCAAAAGTCATGGCCGCCTCCATAACAGAAACGGAGAAATGGGGAATCAAGATAGTCAGCAACCCCACCGAATCTAAACTTTCCGACCTCGGTGTTCGCTCTTGGCCCAA GTGGGGTTGTCCTCCAAGCAAATTTCCATGGACATACTCTTCAACAGAGACATGCTACTTATTGAAGGGAAAGGTGAAGGTGTATCCTGATGGATCTGATGAGGCGGTTGAAATCGGCGCGGGTGACTTGGTTGTGTTCCCCAAGGGAATGAGTTGCACTTGGGATGTGTCTGAAACCGTTGACAAGCATTACCAATTTGagtga
- the LOC140831640 gene encoding xyloglucan endotransglucosylase/hydrolase protein 3-like: MYSTGSTNTHYLMGYFMNISRSNIPVLSAILFILSLFNPPAISMDDTVHFDLNYSPTWGSNHITVLGNGTQVQLLLDQQSGAGFNSKNKYGSGFFRLKMKMPNKKDAGVITTFYLTGVPIDETNGGGHDEVDIEFLGSNGKPFILSTNVFANDAGNREQQFSLWFDPTEDFHVYEILWNHHHIVFFVDKIPIRVYHNLKERLGVNYPSRPMHVETSIWNFTSWLGPVDWSQAPFVSEYRGFGVDACVHESSDPRGCHSPKYYWNAPKYWKLGPIQQIFLHEHVRKNHMVYDYCADKKKHFIECNT, translated from the exons ATGTACTCAACTGGGAGCACCAACACTCATTATTTAATGGGGTATTTCATGAATATTAGTAGGAGTAACATTCCAGTTTTGTCAGCCATTTTGTTCATTCTTAGTTTGTTTAATCCACCAGCAATTAGCATGGATGATACAGTTCATTTTGACCTGAATTACTCTCCAACTTGGGGAAGCAACCATATCACAGTTCTTGGCAATGGAACACAAGTTCAACTTTTGTTAGACCAACAGTCGG GAGCGGGGTTCAATTCAAAGAATAAATATGGTTCTGGATTTTTTAGACTGAAGATGAAGATGCCGAACAAAAAAGATGCAGGAGTAATCACAACTTTCTAC CTGACTGGGGTCCCAATCGACGAAACGAATGGAGGCGGTCACGATGAGGTCGACATCGAGTTCTTGGGAAGCAATGGGAAGCCATTCATTCTAAGTACAAATGTTTTTGCTAACGACGCTGGAAATAGAGAACAACAGTTTTCACTTTGGTTCGATCCAACGGAAGATTTTCACGTTTATGAGATACTGTGGAACCATCATCACATAGTTTTCTTTGTGGACAAAATACCAATAAGGGTGTACCATAACTTGAAGGAAAGGTTAGGCGTGAATTATCCATCGCGGCCGATGCACGTGGAAACAAGCATATGGAATTTTACATCTTGGCTAGGGCCAGTTGATTGGAGCCAAGCACCTTTTGTGTCCGAGTATCGCGGATTCGGGGTCGATGCGTGCGTGCATGAATCTTCTGATCCTCGGGGATGCCACTCTCCAAAGTACTATTGGAATGCGCCAAAATATTGGAAACTCGGTCCCATCCAGCAAATTTTTCTTCACGAACATGTGAGGAAGAATCACATGGTCTATGACTATTGTGCCGACAAGAAAAAGCATTTCATAGAGTGCAACACTTAG